A region of the Acidimicrobiia bacterium genome:
TTGTTGGTGTTTGGGGCGGGTGACGCCGGATATCAAGCAGCCAAGGCCCTGCTTCACGATCCGGCCTCCGATCTCACGCCGGTGGCCTTTTTGGACGATGACGTGTCGAAGCGTTCGTTGCGTCTGCTGGGTCTTCGAGTCGTTGGTGGCAGGGGACAGATCGCCGCGGCTGCCGCCGAGTATCAGGCTTCCTCGTTGCTCATCGCCATTCCTGCGGCACCCCATGGCGAGCTGGTGAAAATCGCCGATGCCGGTATCGACGCCGGCCTCGCAGTCAAGATCTTGCCCTCGCTTTCTAAGATCGCCCTCGAAGGTATCCGGGTCAAAAACATCAGAGAGATCGAACTGGCCGACTTCCTCGACCGGGAAGAGACCCATCTTGACCTCAAGGCGATCGGCGGGTACATCACCGGGAAAAGGATCCTCGTTACCGGGGCGGGCGGATCCATCGGAACCCAGCTCTGCCAAACCCTCATGCGCTTTGCCCCTTCGGCCATCCTGGCTCTCGACCACGCCGAGAACAACCTGCACCGCCTCGGCCTGTCGGCGGCCGGTGACAGTTCCGAGACCCCGCTCCATCTCACTCTCGGCGATGTCCGCGATGCCGGGCGTATGCTGGCGCTGTTCGAGGAGTATCGACCCGACGTCGTCTTTCATACCGCCGCCCACAAGCACGTCCCGTTCCTCGAGGAGTTCCCCGAAGAGGCCACCAAGACCAATGTCTTCGGAACCTTGAACGTTTTGC
Encoded here:
- a CDS encoding polysaccharide biosynthesis protein, with amino-acid sequence MAAFATTATVFVVVWSRPGPNLVPLSAVLAAGAYLSIGAFGVRYILRLVVERSSPHRIGTERLLVFGAGDAGYQAAKALLHDPASDLTPVAFLDDDVSKRSLRLLGLRVVGGRGQIAAAAAEYQASSLLIAIPAAPHGELVKIADAGIDAGLAVKILPSLSKIALEGIRVKNIREIELADFLDREETHLDLKAIGGYITGKRILVTGAGGSIGTQLCQTLMRFAPSAILALDHAENNLHRLGLSAAGDSSETPLHLTLGDVRDAGRMLALFEEYRPDVVFHTAAHKHVPFLEEFPEEATKTNVFGTLNVLQAAHKAQVGTFVNISTDKAADPISALGITKRTAELLTSYYSTFADGKYLSVRFGNVLGSDGSVIPTFREQLRQNKPLTITHPDATRYFMTVAEAVELVIQAGSMGTENDLFVLDMGEPVRIVDLARRLSAALRPGMPLQIEEIGLRHGEKLHEVLFHDSDESVEKPHDRIWRCRVEPL